From a region of the Babylonia areolata isolate BAREFJ2019XMU chromosome 21, ASM4173473v1, whole genome shotgun sequence genome:
- the LOC143296266 gene encoding uncharacterized protein LOC143296266 produces the protein MATFVSLPAIERQIQEFIFDRSGEKVRLNLGKEGQVAIETVSPHGSTVLGILWVKVLQHPNNYPVYRFPYRKLYKASGKHLLTLRVDTVTVTVCLATGQVTVSGCLAVDWFVLHFPEVLRVYQEGPGLARQTLNEPFDAQLRLNLRAIKKEIFNKNLEDWPDTVVDNDLEVLTAPEMWKHGKEQAHQRDENHVPTFPLLGEKAVEMYHLDNLLSPSALEKHLHRLKEGVLTDGATLYTVWTSLLDRWFADPKTKVFIITSAIDVPSLERLCQLVLNHRLTASLEMLATPLRSRCGQLAQIRRDVMLKLPTKDQVFAEYKVYNAMVYPGTEFQAKFIAGVCGESVEVLLTSADAEQKHFQERHSCTAVFQVISANEFDCRLLAPIVSSVN, from the exons ATGGCCACCTTTGTCAGCTTGCCAGCCATTGAGAGACAGATCCAGGAGTTCATCTTTGACCGAAGTGGCGAAAAGGTCAGGCTCAACCTGGGGAAAGAAGGCCAGGTTGCCATAGAAACAGTCAGTCCCCACGGTTCCACTGTGCTTGGAATCTTGTGGGTGAAAGTGCTTCAGCACCCCAATAACTACCCGGTGTATCGGTTCCCCTACCGCAAGCTGTACAAAGCTTCTGGAAAACATCTTCTGACACTGCGTGTTGACACTGTGACcgtgactgtgtgtttg GCCACAGGGCAAGTGACAGTGTCTGGCTGCCTGGCTGTGGACTGGTTTGTGCTTCACTTCCCAGAAGTGCTGCGTGTGTACCAGGAGGGGCCAGGGCTGGCAAGACAGACACTGAACGAGCCCTTCGATGCACAGCTCAGGCTGAACCTCCGTGCCATCAAAAAGGAAATCTTCAACAAAA ATCTGGAGGACTGGCCTGACACTGTTGTGGATAATGACCTGGAAGTGCTGACAGCTCCAGAAATGTGGAAGCATGGTAAAGAGCAGGCACACCAGAGGGATGAAAACCACGTGCCCACATTCCCTTTGCTGGGAGAGAAAGCTGTTGAAATGTATCACCTTGACAATTTG CTATCGCCCTCTGCCTTGGAAAAACATCTACACAGATTGAAGGAGGGTGTGCTGACAGATGGCGCCACCCTCTACACTGTTTGGACCAGCCTTCTGGACCGCTGGTTTGCTGACCCCAAGACCAAAGTCTTCATCATCACGTCGGCTATCGACGTGCCAAGTTTGGAGCGACTGTGCCAGCTGGTTCTGAACCACCGGTTAACAGCCAGCCTGGAGATGCTAGCCACCCCTCTACGGTCACGCTGCGGCCAGTTGGCCCAGATCCGAAGAGATGTCATGCTTAAGCTGCCAACCAAAGACCAAGTGTTTGCCGAATACAAAGTCTACAATGCCATGGTGTATCCAGGCACCGAGTTCCAGGCAAAGTTTATTGCAGGGGTTTGTGGGGAGTCTGTTGAGGTGCTGTTGACCAGTGCTGATGCAGAACAGAAGCATTTTCAGGAACGGCACTCTTGTACAGCAGTGTTCCAGGTCATTTCTGCCAATGAGTTTGACTGTCGCCTCCTTGCTCCCATCGTGTCCTctgtgaactga